The Leptospira sp. WS39.C2 genome contains a region encoding:
- a CDS encoding cellulose synthase family protein: MLTFLSISFLVLYGFDIVMLFYFGLHTYLMVFLYSRYKENCAEDETKILSLKDKNLPTVTVQLPIFNEFYVVDRLIESACNLQYPAKKLQIQVLDDSTDETIEKVAGLVSQYKKKGIWIEHVHRTNRKGHKAGALDEGMAKAKGDYIAIFDADFTPDSDFLLRTMGYFDDESIGMVQTRWGHINETYNILTKAQSFGIDGHFMIEQVARNGSSLWMNFNGTAGIWRRSCIEDAGGWEHDTLTEDFDLSYRAELKGWKFRYIKDVVCKAEIPATMNAYKAQQFRWCKGSIQTAVKLIPRIWKSNESWKIKGEAITHLINYSVHPLMIINILLTAPLLLMEYWAGFKMEDLPMEILFGSAAFLSIGSMGPVIFYAYSQREIHKNWKSKLIYLPVLVMIGTGIAVMNTYAWMEAVFGIQSGFKRTPKLRIEKEGDSLQDKIKYVVPVDYRAFLEFFMGAYCLFCIYLSFMVGKPYMIGFMVLYSIGFFYVSYLSVAESFWKFKPATKAEKELRAVA, encoded by the coding sequence ATGCTAACGTTCTTATCTATATCCTTTTTGGTTCTTTACGGTTTTGACATTGTGATGTTGTTTTACTTCGGTTTACATACTTACCTGATGGTTTTTTTGTATAGCCGATACAAAGAAAACTGTGCTGAGGATGAAACAAAGATCCTCTCCCTAAAGGACAAAAACTTACCGACTGTAACAGTCCAACTTCCCATCTTCAATGAGTTTTACGTTGTCGATCGTTTGATTGAGTCTGCTTGTAATTTACAATACCCTGCTAAAAAACTACAAATCCAAGTCCTTGATGATTCTACGGACGAGACCATTGAAAAGGTTGCGGGTCTTGTTTCCCAGTACAAGAAAAAAGGGATTTGGATCGAACACGTTCATAGAACCAATCGTAAAGGCCACAAGGCTGGTGCATTAGATGAAGGGATGGCAAAAGCAAAAGGGGATTACATCGCAATTTTTGATGCGGATTTTACTCCTGACTCTGATTTTTTACTTCGTACCATGGGATATTTCGATGACGAATCCATTGGAATGGTTCAAACGCGATGGGGTCATATCAACGAAACTTATAATATTTTAACCAAAGCTCAAAGTTTTGGAATTGATGGTCACTTTATGATCGAACAAGTGGCACGAAATGGTTCCAGTCTTTGGATGAACTTCAATGGAACTGCTGGGATTTGGAGACGATCATGCATTGAAGATGCAGGTGGTTGGGAACATGATACTCTTACAGAGGATTTTGATCTTTCTTACCGTGCAGAACTCAAAGGTTGGAAATTCCGTTACATTAAAGATGTAGTTTGTAAGGCAGAAATTCCTGCGACGATGAATGCCTATAAGGCTCAACAATTCCGTTGGTGTAAAGGGTCCATCCAAACTGCGGTCAAACTCATTCCACGGATTTGGAAATCGAACGAGTCTTGGAAAATTAAAGGGGAAGCGATCACTCACCTTATCAATTATTCCGTTCACCCACTGATGATCATCAATATCTTACTCACAGCACCACTTCTCCTTATGGAATACTGGGCTGGATTCAAAATGGAAGACCTCCCGATGGAAATTTTATTTGGATCGGCAGCTTTCCTTTCCATTGGATCGATGGGCCCTGTTATTTTTTACGCATATTCTCAAAGGGAAATCCACAAAAACTGGAAATCCAAACTCATTTACCTTCCAGTCCTCGTGATGATTGGAACTGGTATTGCCGTAATGAATACTTATGCTTGGATGGAAGCAGTTTTTGGCATCCAATCAGGTTTCAAACGCACACCAAAACTTCGCATTGAGAAAGAAGGGGATAGTTTGCAGGACAAAATCAAATATGTGGTTCCTGTGGATTACCGTGCTTTCCTAGAATTCTTTATGGGTGCGTATTGCCTATTTTGCATTTATTTATCCTTTATGGTAGGAAAACCGTATATGATCGGTTTTATGGTTCTCTATTCCATCGGATTTTTCTATGTCTCATATCTTTCTGTAGCGGAGTCGTTTTGGAAATTCAAACCAGCGACCAAAGCAGAAAAGGAACTTCGTGCCGTCGCTTAG
- a CDS encoding motility protein A — protein sequence MIHSTLLGILAAILSVFVAILIEGASIRSFFHLPAMLLIVGGTLGATFASFSVSQISKAVRDTRFALQKRKETDIKLLFFRFWEKARKDGLLSLEDESKKQDNQFLQKGIQLIVDGSDPRTIEEILWEAHEEKEKEDIKSAKVYETAAGFSPTVGIIGTVLGLVTVLENLDGGTKVLGQGIATAFIATFYGISFANLILLPISNQLKVVAKRESNERQAIMRGILSLQSGENRRILAERIDPFVNG from the coding sequence ATGATCCATTCAACACTACTAGGTATACTCGCAGCAATTTTGTCTGTATTCGTTGCGATTTTAATTGAAGGTGCATCAATCCGATCCTTTTTTCATTTGCCAGCGATGCTGCTGATCGTTGGTGGAACGTTAGGTGCAACATTTGCATCTTTTTCTGTTTCGCAGATTTCGAAAGCAGTAAGAGACACTCGATTTGCTCTTCAAAAACGCAAGGAAACTGATATAAAACTTTTATTCTTTCGATTTTGGGAAAAAGCAAGAAAAGACGGATTACTTTCATTGGAAGACGAATCCAAAAAGCAAGATAATCAGTTTTTACAAAAAGGAATACAGTTGATTGTTGATGGATCTGACCCGAGGACTATTGAGGAAATACTTTGGGAAGCACATGAAGAAAAAGAAAAGGAAGACATCAAATCTGCAAAAGTATACGAAACGGCTGCTGGTTTTTCGCCTACTGTCGGTATCATTGGAACTGTACTTGGTTTAGTGACAGTATTAGAAAATTTAGATGGTGGGACGAAAGTTTTAGGCCAAGGGATAGCAACAGCATTCATTGCGACATTCTATGGAATCTCATTTGCCAATTTAATATTATTACCAATTTCTAACCAATTGAAGGTTGTTGCAAAAAGAGAAAGTAATGAACGTCAGGCGATTATGCGAGGAATTTTGTCATTACAATCTGGAGAAAACAGAAGGATTTTAGCAGAAAGAATTGATCCTTTTGTAAATGGATAA
- a CDS encoding class I SAM-dependent methyltransferase: MTERGLGALTMFENRLRKLKKEREKWAKRENIECYRIYSEDIPQVPCILDQYPSGLVLYDKSSLRFQAETDHEARLAQMETIVKNVFQIQENQLFLKRRKKQKGSDQYEKLSIEGNFHWVNESNLEFRVNLSDYLDTGLFLDHRTTRSWIKTNSKNKSFLNLFSYTGAFSVYAASGGATKTTSIDLSKTYCDWAYQNLERNGFKNSNHQIINADILQWIEAEAKKTNRERYDLIFLDPPTFSNSKKMYEEWDVQTKHRNLLLLLLTKFLSENGEIWFSTNFRKFKMEVEDEEWKERGYRCINRTLESIPKDFRDQKIHQLFCIVPTEVNKI, translated from the coding sequence ATGACCGAACGAGGATTAGGTGCCCTCACAATGTTTGAAAATCGCCTGCGTAAATTAAAAAAAGAACGCGAAAAATGGGCGAAACGAGAAAATATTGAATGTTACCGAATTTATTCCGAAGACATCCCCCAAGTTCCTTGTATCTTGGACCAATACCCGAGTGGACTTGTCTTGTATGATAAAAGTTCATTGCGCTTTCAAGCTGAAACTGATCATGAAGCTAGATTAGCTCAGATGGAAACAATTGTAAAAAATGTTTTTCAAATTCAGGAAAACCAACTTTTTTTAAAAAGGCGCAAAAAACAAAAAGGATCTGATCAATACGAAAAATTGTCGATTGAAGGGAATTTTCATTGGGTAAATGAATCAAATTTAGAATTTAGAGTTAATTTGTCTGATTATTTAGATACTGGTTTATTCCTCGACCATCGAACCACAAGATCTTGGATTAAAACAAACTCAAAGAATAAATCATTTTTAAATTTATTTTCTTATACAGGTGCTTTTTCCGTTTATGCCGCGTCAGGTGGTGCGACAAAAACAACTAGTATTGATTTATCTAAAACCTATTGTGATTGGGCTTACCAAAATTTAGAACGGAATGGATTTAAAAATTCCAATCACCAAATTATAAATGCTGATATTTTACAATGGATAGAAGCAGAAGCAAAAAAAACTAATCGAGAAAGATACGACTTAATTTTTTTAGATCCACCCACTTTTTCAAACAGTAAAAAAATGTATGAGGAGTGGGATGTCCAAACCAAACATAGAAATTTACTTTTGTTATTGTTAACAAAATTTCTCTCTGAAAACGGTGAAATTTGGTTTTCGACAAATTTTCGTAAATTCAAAATGGAAGTGGAAGATGAGGAATGGAAAGAACGAGGATATCGTTGTATCAATCGAACATTAGAATCGATTCCCAAAGATTTTAGAGATCAAAAGATACACCAATTGTTCTGCATCGTACCAACCGAAGTAAATAAAATTTAA
- a CDS encoding ribonuclease HI family protein, whose protein sequence is MSTKDTTFVYCDGSSRGNPGPAAIGVSFQNNDGNEFFSISEKIGNATNNIAEWCALSRGMEEAIKQNIKKIKFRLDSELVVKQMKGEYKVKNKDLMVFKTKCDSLKISFEHFDIQYIPREQNARADQLANFAQDAKA, encoded by the coding sequence ATGTCCACAAAAGATACGACTTTCGTTTATTGTGATGGAAGCTCACGTGGGAATCCGGGTCCTGCTGCAATTGGTGTTTCCTTTCAAAACAATGATGGAAACGAATTTTTTTCTATCTCGGAAAAAATTGGAAATGCTACAAATAATATTGCTGAGTGGTGTGCGTTATCGCGCGGCATGGAAGAAGCAATCAAACAAAATATTAAAAAAATCAAATTTAGATTGGATTCTGAACTTGTCGTAAAACAAATGAAAGGTGAATACAAAGTAAAAAATAAAGATTTAATGGTTTTTAAGACAAAATGTGACTCACTAAAAATTTCATTTGAACATTTTGATATCCAATATATCCCACGCGAACAAAATGCACGAGCTGACCAACTTGCAAACTTTGCTCAAGATGCAAAAGCATGA
- a CDS encoding Fur family transcriptional regulator — translation MAGDPSQILKKIGLKVTKNREQVLSILQGSTRPLNHQEIMEKLPKEESWDRVTIYRALSDLEEKNLLNSLHSTDRVTYFELKSDGNHIVSAAHGHLICNVCGKIECIDDPWNGMPSSKQLKGFTTESVEIVFRGKCRNCQ, via the coding sequence ATGGCTGGTGATCCTTCTCAAATTCTCAAAAAAATTGGTCTCAAAGTTACAAAAAATCGAGAACAAGTTTTATCCATTTTACAAGGATCCACAAGGCCTCTCAACCACCAAGAAATCATGGAAAAACTTCCGAAAGAAGAATCTTGGGACCGAGTGACCATTTATCGCGCTTTATCAGATTTAGAAGAAAAAAATCTACTAAACTCACTTCACTCTACCGATCGAGTTACATACTTTGAACTGAAGTCCGATGGCAATCATATTGTATCTGCAGCCCATGGACATTTGATTTGTAATGTTTGTGGCAAAATAGAATGTATTGATGATCCTTGGAATGGAATGCCTTCTTCAAAACAACTCAAAGGATTTACAACAGAATCCGTTGAAATTGTTTTTAGAGGTAAATGTAGAAATTGCCAATAG
- a CDS encoding CCA tRNA nucleotidyltransferase: protein MPIDFTSLIPTFYKQHLELIDSALKNAGFECYLVGGSVRDLVMNRIPKEYDLTTNAEPKQIKKLFRTVIDTGIEHGTVTIVLDKVNYEVTTYRIDKDYIDGRRPEHVEFGTTLHEDLKRRDFTMNALAYDIQTGILIDDHLGIQDIHNKIIRTIGNPIKRFTEDGLRPIRALRFASTLNFTIEEETKRAIHLTKHITKKISLERFQDEILKSFLGDKPSKMIELLVEENIFSIFIPTFPIDLNPNHITLNRLNEIHKDLVGLQLAYTFFSLLPNLDQKELENHLRTLKFSGQNIKDSLLFFDLIRKWTNIPNPNDTNEFTFKKDYLAPVKRHFANRYQLDAEFFERLSPIFGSNIERMVSIWNENPPLLLSDLTINGNHLSEHFPNLPKIKFGEVLNFLLDLVLVSPKENEFHNLITQSAEFINKLSE, encoded by the coding sequence TTGCCAATAGACTTTACTTCTTTAATTCCAACTTTTTACAAACAACATCTTGAATTGATTGATTCTGCATTAAAAAATGCAGGTTTTGAATGTTATTTGGTCGGTGGTTCTGTTCGTGATTTAGTCATGAATCGAATTCCAAAAGAATATGACCTTACAACCAATGCTGAACCGAAACAGATAAAGAAATTATTCCGCACTGTGATTGATACTGGAATTGAACATGGAACAGTAACTATAGTTTTAGATAAAGTCAATTATGAAGTGACCACATACCGAATTGACAAAGATTATATTGATGGCAGACGGCCTGAACATGTAGAATTTGGAACTACACTTCATGAAGATCTGAAAAGAAGAGATTTTACAATGAATGCTCTTGCGTATGATATCCAAACGGGAATACTTATAGATGATCACTTGGGTATTCAGGACATACACAACAAAATTATACGAACCATTGGAAACCCTATCAAAAGATTTACAGAAGATGGACTAAGACCAATCAGAGCTTTACGTTTTGCTAGTACATTAAACTTTACAATCGAAGAAGAAACCAAAAGAGCAATTCATTTAACAAAACATATTACGAAAAAAATATCTTTAGAAAGATTCCAAGATGAAATTTTAAAATCTTTTTTAGGAGATAAACCTTCCAAGATGATTGAACTCTTAGTAGAAGAGAATATTTTTTCGATTTTTATACCAACTTTTCCCATTGATTTAAATCCGAATCATATAACATTAAACAGACTGAATGAAATTCATAAAGATTTAGTAGGATTACAACTTGCTTATACATTTTTTTCCTTACTACCAAACTTAGATCAGAAAGAACTAGAAAATCACCTGCGCACTCTAAAGTTTTCTGGACAAAATATCAAAGATTCCCTCTTATTTTTTGATCTCATCAGAAAATGGACGAACATTCCAAATCCAAATGATACAAACGAGTTTACTTTTAAAAAGGATTATTTAGCGCCTGTAAAACGACACTTTGCCAATCGCTATCAATTGGATGCAGAATTTTTTGAACGATTGAGTCCAATTTTTGGATCCAACATAGAACGGATGGTTTCCATCTGGAATGAAAATCCACCCCTTTTACTCTCCGACTTAACGATTAACGGAAATCATTTGAGCGAACATTTCCCAAATTTACCAAAAATCAAATTCGGAGAGGTTTTAAATTTCCTTTTAGATCTTGTTTTGGTTTCGCCTAAAGAAAATGAATTTCACAATTTAATTACCCAATCTGCTGAATTTATAAACAAACTGTCCGAATAA
- a CDS encoding outer membrane beta-barrel protein, translating to MRNKYTLLATIVATLFSQASLFAQDKKEKDKSWYELVNFSGYVDVYYNYTSNNRQGATQDTAGTFHTYNKQFAVNAVKLAMEKLADKDSPWGFRIDMQNGQNNMYQERPYQTTNSLHNMQLLQQAYVSAYFPVLKGLTVDAGKMATHIGLELLDSKDNIAYTIGYVFFNTIPFIHTGARANLQINDRLSTGLYLYNSAQGTGYTGNGQQFGYVGLAPYGDAAGGSSLTSTQQHAYADGPNPTRAIGTQVKYDVVPDKFQVVWNTLSANDNIKGRQDNSLYYLEQATGTSFPKQSSFKTDHWMIQNLILIYKPTDKLTTIFDYTYGDRSGQTNTAAYGYEAGGVTKNKLDAALPGLVPALDPGLTAAGLTADTNLSRENRVRRIYQTYQVQAKYQFTDFFALGFRFEYLDDKRYGGSLVVNPPLFAQTPTNRYDLKFQDSIGTRAVSNYGQIKTLTFTPTFNLTENLQVKVDLRRDWGPGQQFVDTSGRPASHQNGIIVGMVAKF from the coding sequence ATGAGAAATAAATACACTCTATTAGCGACGATCGTTGCTACCTTATTTTCCCAGGCTTCCCTTTTTGCTCAGGATAAAAAGGAAAAGGATAAGTCTTGGTATGAGTTGGTAAATTTTTCCGGATATGTGGACGTATACTATAACTATACTTCAAATAACCGGCAAGGGGCAACCCAAGATACTGCGGGAACATTTCACACTTACAACAAACAATTTGCTGTAAACGCTGTGAAACTCGCAATGGAAAAGTTAGCGGATAAAGATAGTCCATGGGGTTTCCGTATTGATATGCAAAACGGACAAAACAACATGTACCAAGAACGTCCGTACCAAACTACGAACTCTCTTCATAACATGCAATTGTTACAACAAGCTTATGTGTCAGCTTACTTCCCTGTTTTAAAAGGGTTAACAGTTGATGCTGGTAAAATGGCAACACATATCGGTTTGGAGTTACTTGACTCAAAAGATAACATTGCCTATACGATTGGTTATGTGTTCTTTAACACAATCCCCTTCATTCACACAGGTGCAAGAGCTAACCTCCAAATCAATGATCGATTGTCTACTGGTTTGTATTTATACAACAGTGCACAAGGAACTGGTTACACTGGAAATGGACAACAATTTGGTTATGTTGGTTTAGCTCCTTACGGCGATGCGGCAGGTGGATCTAGTTTAACTAGCACACAACAACACGCTTATGCGGATGGTCCAAACCCTACTAGAGCGATTGGAACACAAGTGAAGTACGATGTGGTTCCAGATAAGTTTCAAGTAGTTTGGAACACATTGTCTGCAAACGATAACATCAAAGGTAGACAAGACAACAGCCTTTACTACTTAGAACAAGCAACTGGAACATCTTTTCCAAAACAATCATCATTCAAAACTGACCATTGGATGATTCAAAACTTGATTTTAATCTACAAACCAACTGACAAGTTGACTACGATCTTTGACTATACTTATGGTGACAGATCTGGACAAACTAACACAGCGGCTTATGGATATGAAGCAGGTGGAGTCACTAAAAACAAATTAGATGCAGCTTTGCCTGGCCTTGTTCCAGCATTGGATCCTGGTTTAACTGCAGCAGGATTGACTGCCGATACGAACCTTTCTCGTGAAAACAGAGTTCGAAGAATTTACCAAACTTACCAAGTGCAAGCAAAGTATCAATTCACAGACTTTTTCGCACTAGGTTTCCGTTTTGAGTATTTGGATGACAAACGTTACGGTGGTTCACTTGTAGTAAACCCACCACTTTTTGCTCAAACACCAACAAATCGTTACGATCTTAAATTCCAAGATTCTATTGGAACTAGAGCGGTTAGTAACTATGGACAAATCAAAACCCTTACTTTC